The genomic window GTCTTGACCGGGACTTCCGTCACATCGACCAGCGGCTGGCCGGTCTCGCGATCGAAAATGAAGATCTGGGCCGACTTGGTCGCCTGGATCACGGCCTTGCGGATGCCCGTGTCTGTCGGGAAGTCGATCAGGCTCGGCTGCGGGCTGAGGTCGTAATCCCAAATGTCGTGATGGACAGTCTGGAAATGCCAGCGCTCCTGACCGGTCTGGGCGTCGATCGCCACCAGCGACGAACCGTACTTCTCTTCAGCCGGGGTACGTTCGCCACCGTAGAAGTCGCCGGCCGGGTTGCCGAGCGTGACGTAGACGAGGCCGAGTTCGTCGTCGGCCGACAGCGGCGCCCACGAGTTCGGCGAACTCAGGGCATAGGTTTCGCCTTCGACCGGAGCGGTGGTAATGCCCGGACGACCGATGTCGAAAGCCCATTTCAACTGGCCCGTCACCGCATCGAAGCCGCGCACGACGCCGGACGGAGCCGGACGGACGTCGGAGTCGATAACCTGGCCGCCCACAACGACCGAGCCGCGCACGATCGTCGGGGCCGAGGTGATCGCAGCCGAGCCGTTGCGGAAATTGCCGGTGCCGGGCATCAGATCGACCTGGCCGTTCGTACCAAATGACGAGCATGCCTGACCGGTCTGCGCATCAACGGCGATCAGACGCTGGTCGGCGGTACCCCAGATGACGCGCTGAGCGCATTCGCCGGTCACGCCTGGCTGTTCGTGATAGGCAACACCGCGGCAATTCGCGCCGTTACCGGCAAGCGAATCATAATCGACCTTGGGATCGAAACGCCATTTTTCCTTGCCGGTTTCAGCATCGATGGCGACGGCGAGCTGTCTCGGCGTGCAACTGTAGAGCGTGTTGCCGATCTTGAGCGGGGTGGCCTCGTTGAGATGAGCAACCTTTTCGCCGGCCTTCGGCATGTCACCGTGATGATATTCCCAGACCTTTACCAGTTGGGAGGCATTGGCCGGCGTGATCTGTGCCGCAGGCGAATAGTGGTTGCCGAGGTTCGAGCCGGCGTAGGCGGTCCAGTTCGTCTCGTCATGCGACGCGGCGACATTGCCGTCCGGTGAGGTGACCGTCGAGCGGCTGAAATCCCGCTTCGGTCGCGCAGCGACGGCACTCGCGTCAGCAAGCTGGATCCCGGGAAACCACGTTATCGGTACGATTATGCTGAGGAACATCACGAATGGAACGATGCCGTTGATGGCGATCCATTCCCTGCCGCCGAGGCCGGTAATCCGTCGACGGGCTACCGGCCAGAACAGCAGGAGGATGCCGCTGACGGCGATCAGCCAGCCGACGCGCGGAATATAGGCCCAACCGTTGGCGCCCGATTCCCAGATCGCCCAGGCGAAGGTAAGAAGAGACGCGCCTGCGAAAACGAAGAACCCGACCTTCTTGCCGCGGGCCATCTGGACTATGGCGACGATCAGGGCAAGTCCCATCAGGACATAGTATGGGCTTCCTCCGGCAAGCAGTAACTGCCCGCCCCAGAAGGCAAGGGCCGCCCCGAGGATGCCGACGAGCACCAGGTAGATAATAAATGCATAGTCTCCTATGCCGTTTTTTGGTCGAGCGAAATTGCCGCCAGCCATAGATCTCTCCATGTGACTTGAGTGTTTCGTGTTTGTCGGGTGGACATCGGCATGATGCGGTGATGCCCAGGTGGATTGCCGAACCCATCAGGCAACCGGCAAAAAATCCTCTTATTTACGCTGCGCTGAGCAGTTGGATGTGGTTCTATCGTTGCCGTTCATCGGCAGGACAGAGATGAAGGCGCATTCTGTGTGATGCGGCGTCAAGGTCGTTCCGTTCGATCAGGTCGAGGATTTCCAGATGTTCTTCAATGTCGGCACGGAGGCGATCATCATTACGAGCCCGGTACACGAAAAGCCGCCGCCGGGCATTGAGACGCCGCAGCGTCTCCAGAGCGAACTGGTTGCAGGACGCGGCAACGAGCAGTTCGTGGAACTCGCAGCCGTACTTGAACAGATCCGGATTGGAATAGCTGCTTATACCCTTGGCCAAGACATCTTCCTGACGGGTGCGGAGGTTCGCCAAGACTTCAGCTGAAATGGAGAAACGAGGTTCCAGTAAAGTTGCTGGTTCGATCATAGCGCGCAGTCGCATCATGTCGGCGTAAGCATCAGGGTGCCGCAACACCTCGGAAAAGCGCCAGCCATATCCCGCCGAGCGCTCGAGCCAACCGCTCGTTACCGCGCGATCCAGGACGCGTCGCAACTGCACTTCTCCAACGTCATAGCGGCGCAGAAGCTCCTGCTCTGTGACGACCGGCGGAAGGGTGCCGTCCAGATGGTCGTCGGCGAGCCGCATGTAAAGCTGCTCGAAGGCCGAGCCTTTGCCCAGCAGTGACTGGACCTTGCTTCCGTCGATCGGTGCATCGAGCACGAAGCCCTTGTTGGCGATGGTCGTGACGATCCCGAGCTCGCATAGCTCATTCAGGTTGGCGCGCACCGGCGCCCGAGAGACACCGAGCCGCTTTGCAATCCTCGCTTCGAACAGCCGGTCTCCCGGGACGAGGTTGCTCTCCGCAGCGATCTCTAGAATTTCGGATTTAAGGTTGAGCGCACGCTCGCTTTCTTTTGACTCCACCATGTCGCCTCCTTCCTTTCGGTGCGGCAACTCGTCGCGCCAGACCGTCCAAAAGTCAAATGGAAAGTGCATTTAACAAGGAAAATAGACATTTATCGCATCACGTCTGCCTTCTCGCTCTGGAGGAGGGGGATGCAAACGCCTGGGGTGTGGCTATTCCGAACCATGTATCGGCAACAGGGATAGGAATTATTTACCGCACTGGCAGCAGGAATGCGCTGCTGCGGACGTCACTTTTTGCGTGACTGGAACGACCCGTTACCGACGTACTGACTCCGGCGGTTTTGTCTATTATACTGATAAAAGACATTGTGATTTGACGGGGCGGCGGATGTGCAGAAAAACAGCGATGAAAATTGCGCCATCAAACTGCCGGAGCCTGCTATGCCCATCCCTTCCGCTACTTCCCACGCTCCTGCTCGATATTCCGGGCCTGCCATCGCCTTTCACTGGACGACAGCGGTCCTGATCCTGATCGCCTATGTCACGGTCTATATGCGGATCTGGGGAAATGGCGAGAACGGATTTCTGCTCTATCGGATCCACACGACCGTCGGCGTGATCGCCGGGGTCATCGCGGTGCTGCGCCTAATCTGGCGTCAGGTCTCGCCCCCGCCCGCGGCGCATCCGGCCTCGCGGATCGAGCATCTCGCGGCGCAGGCCATGCATGTCGTGCTTTATGCGATGATGATCCTGATCCCGCTGACCGGCTGGATGGGGACAGGAAATGTCATCGCCTGGCTGGCCTGGACCGGAATCCCGACGTTCAGTTCGACCTGGATCTTTCAGTGGCTGGTCGAGGGGCAGTTTGGCCTGACATGGGAGGAGTTCGAGCCGCAGGCCGATGCGATGCATCAGCTTTTGGGACAGGCGGTGTTCTGGGTGCTGATCGCGCTGCATGCGGCGGCCGCGCTGTTTCATCAGATTGTCCGGCGCGATGGCGTGCTGACATCCATGTTGCCCGCGCGTTTTTCGCAGCGCTGACGACAGCGGCGCCGTCGCAAGAATAGTTTCTTTTATATATCAAAAAGGCGTATTACCGTCGCCCCGGCATTGAACCGTAAGGGATAAGAAATGACACCGGCCATCAGCCTCGTGGCGACCATCGAAGTTAACCCTGACAGTCAATCGCTGGCGGAGGCGGCCCTGTTGGACTGCATCCCGGCCTCGCGGGCCGAGGCCGGTTGCCTGCGCTATGAGGTCAACCGGGATCGCGATCATCCGGGGCGTTACGTTTTCTATGAGGCCTGGGCCGATCCGGCTGCGCTTGAAGCCCATGTCACCGCCCCGCATTTCCAGACCATGAATGCCCGTCTGGCGCCGGTTCTGGTCAAGGACTTCGAGGTGACATTCCTGACCCCGTTTGGCTGATTCTGCTCGGCTGATTCTTCTCTGACAGCATCAATCCGACCAACAGAAGGAGGCCATCCGATGTCCATCTCGCGCCGTAAGATGCTTGGCGTTTCCGCCGTACTGATGCGCACGAGTGATGCTTGGTATATGCCGACCCGGTAGCGTCGCCTTAACCGATTTGTGCTGATGAGTGGTATTGGACCGTCATGACCAATATGCCGATCACCGCCAAGTTCGCACATATGCCATCACGACATGGCGGCAGATCGCCATGTCGATCAAGGCCTGACAGTCGGGCCAAAACCGATACTGTACCCTGCATTCAATTAAGGCGACGCGACTACCGTGATTTCATCATGAACGCCTTGATCCCCTCAGCGTCTGATATGGGGTTTCGCCAAAGCGTTCGCTGTAGCTCTTGGCCATCCCCCCGAGGTTGACGAATCCCATCGGGCGCGCAATCGATGCGACGGTCTGCCCCCGTGCTGCCCCGCCCAGCATGGACCGCAACAGGTCCAGCCGTCGCGCCTTGAGATGGGCATGCGGAGTTACTCCCCTGAACCGCCTGAACCCCTCTGACAGACTGCGGGCCGAGACCCCGACCTTCTCGGCAATTTCGGCGATGGAGGGAGCCGTCGGGGCCAGTTCCTCCATCAGTTTCTCGGCATCGCGGACGTGCTTGGGGGCTGCGGCACGGGCGCCGGTATCAAGACGGATGCCGGCGTGACCAGACCAGTTGCGCAGCAGATCGAGGCAGATCATGTCTTCAAGCCGCTTCTCGATCAGCGGATCTGGAACCGCGTTCACCGTCGCATCGATGGATTTCGATGCGTAATCGAGCAGAGCAAGCCAGGCGGACCCCCCGGTGCCAAAAACGCAACGATGCGTCCACAGCTTGTCGTCGGGGACAAAACCGAACCAGCGCTCCGTAGTCTCCTCCATCATGCGATGCGGGATCGTCAGGTTGAATTGCAGGTCATGCCCGTCCGCGATATTCCAGTAATCCGTGCGGCTGCAATCGACCACATAGCTTTGGCCGGCCACCGTATCCACTGCCGTGCGGTTGTCGAGCGGGTGGCGCACGCTACCGCGCAAAGTGTTGACAACAAGAATATTGCCGGCTGCCGGATCGAATTCGTCAACCCGTGTCGGAACACCGAAACAGAACCGGCTGAAGGTGATCCTGCCGATCAGCAGCTTGCGCAGTGTGGCGTTCGGATCGTCGCCGCGGTTCAGGGGGCGCGTCACCAGGGGCATATAGGCCCTGTGGCAAAAGCTGTTCACATCCGACCATTCGCGCGAAGAGGTCAATTGTCCCGCCAGCAAGGGACGGCCCTGCTGGTCCTGTGTCAGTGCCGATTCCAGCATGAGTACGATTTCCCTCGCCATTGCGGACTCAAACCCGGCCCGGAACACCGACCACAACGGTTACATAATCTCCAGGTCCTGGGCAAGATGTCGCAGGAGCCGAAAGCCTCGCCATCACGATCCAGGCGACAGGGTGGAATCACCTGGTAGTTGGAACGAGGCCCACCATGATGTCTGGAGCAAAGGGCCGCCACCGACTTTCGACGGGCTGTCCAATACGTCATGTCGCCGCATGTCGATCTTTTCTTCCGATTTCGACTATCGTCTTCCGCTCCCAATCACACTTCTGCATACCATTCTCTACAGAAAGCCGACTGTCGGCGCTATGCGTTCAGACACATACCGGACGGCAGGGATGGTTCTGTGTCCCCTCCATCCGGCACAACTCAGCTTTGAAAGAAAGGAGGAGCGGGATGGAGAATTTGCGACGCGCATTCTCGGTGATCCTTGCTATTGCAGCGATCTATCTGGTGGTTTTGGGGGGCAGGTTGCTGCTCCTTGGTGGGTCTCCTTATTACCTGCTGGTCGGCGTCATCTATGCTGTCGCAGTCTGGCTGATGTGGAAGCAGGATCGCCGCTCGGTCGGGCTGATCGGTGCGGTATTGCTGATCACGGTTCTGTGGTCGACATGGGAAGTCCATGGGATCGGTGCTTATTGGGGCTGGCTGGCACGCCTGATGGTGCCGCTTGGCTTTGCCATTGTGTCCGCCCTTCTGTTCACCTCTTTCAGGGACAAGGTGGGGAAGGCGTGCCTGGGCGCTGCCGCACTCGGCGCTGTCTGCTTTGTCGCGGTCTTTGCGCGGGCCTTCATCAACGTTCCCTATATCGCCACCGCCACCACCCGCGATGACTACAAGATCGCCCAGTCCGACAACAAGCCGATCGACTGGACGGCCTATAGCCGCGACACGATGGGCATCCGCTTTTCGCCCTTCACCCAGATCAACCGCGACAACGTCAAGGATCTGAAGGTCGCTTGGACCTACCGGACCGGCCGCGACTTCTCGAACGCGAACTCGGTCGATCAGAACACCCCGCTCCAGATCGGCAACACGCTCTACGCCTGCACGCCCGAGAATGCGGTTCACGCGATCGACGCCACCACGGGCGAGCGGAAATGGCTCTATGAGGCCAAGGCCAAATCCTACACCTGGGCGCGCTGCCGCGGACTTGGCTACTATGAAAACACCGCCGCCGCCTCAGGCGAGATATGCGCCAGACGGATTGTCGGCAATACCGTCGACGGCCGCCTCTACGAACTGGACGCAGAGACCGGCGCGCTTTGCCCGCAGTTCGGCACCAATGGCGAAGTCGATCTTCGCGCGAACATGGGCGCGATGGGCCCAGGGTATTACTACCAGAACTCGGCCCCGCTGGTCGCCGGAGACAAGATCATCGTCGGCGGCTGGGTTGCGGACAACCAGAACCTCAGCGAGCCTTCCGGTGCGATCCGTGCGTTCGACGCGCTGACCGGTGCCCTGGTCTGGACCTGGGATCCCGGCAATCCCGATGTGGCGCGCGACCCGCTGAATGGCGGCGAATACACCGCCGGTACGCCGAACATGTGGACCCATGCGGCCTTCGATCCGGCGCTTGGCGTGGTCTATGCCCCGATGGGCAATGCCGGCACCGACTATTACAACGCCACGCGCCCTGAACACTCGCTTGAGTACAACGCGGCGCTGGTGGCGCTCGATGTAAACACCGGCAAACCGAAATGGTCGTTCCAGACCGTCCATGACGATTTGTGGGATTATGACATCCCGGCGCAGCCTGCATTGCTCGATATGAAAAACGATGCGGGCCAGATGGTTCCCGCCGTTCTGATCTTCACCAAGCGGGGCCAGATCTTCGCGCTTGACCGGCGCGACGGAAAGCCGATCAGCAAGGTCGAAGAGCTGCCGGTGCCGACGACGGGCACCGTGCCCGAGAACCGCGTATCGCCGACGCAGCCCTATAGCGTCGACATGCCGACGATCAACTCGGAGCGCTTTACCGAGGCTTCGTCCTGGGGCATGACGATGTTCGATCAGTTGTTGTGCCGCATCAGCTACAAGCAGATGCGTTATGACGGCGACTTCACCTTGCCGGGTCTTGACTGGACCCTCAGCAGCCCCGGGGTTCTGGGCGGCCAGAACTGGGGCAGTGCGTCTTACGACCCGCTCAACCGTCGGCTGTTCGTCAATGATATCCGCCTCGGCGACGTGAAGCGGATGATGACAAGGCCTGAATACGACAAGGCGCTGGAAACCCGCAAGCCTTCGGCGGATGGCCACGGACTTGCGCCGATGGACGGCACACCCTACGCCATCGAAAACGGCAACTGGTATTCGCCGCTTGGCGTGCCCTGCCAGCAACCGCCCCTCGGTACGGTGACGGCGATCGACCTCGACACCCGCTCCATCGCCTGGCAGGTCCCGGGAGGCACCGCCGAGCAACTTGGTCCGCTGAACATCAAGCTGGGCCTGCCGTTGACGCTGGGAATGCCGACCTATGCCGGCACCTCGGTCACGGCCGGAGGGATCGTGTTCTTCGCCGGGACGCAGGATTTCTATCTGCGCGCCTATGATGCCGCGACCGGCGAGGAACTCGCGAAGGTTCCGCTGCCGATCGGTGCAAGTGCTACGCCGATGGTCTTTATCTCGCCCGAGAACGGCAAGGAATATGTCGTCCTCTCGGTTGGCGGCGCGGCGCATTCGGCGGCTGGCGACTATCTGATGGCCTTCGCCCTGCCCGAATAAGGCCTGAGCGAATTACCGCAAGACTTTGGGACCTGCCGCAACTGCGGCGGGCCCTTGGGTTTCCGGGATCGAGAAACCTGAATGTGCCTTCTGACCTGCAGCCGGACATTCCACACCTGACACGGTCGTCGCTTCGCCTGGACAAGCTGCGCCGACATTTCTTCCTGCGCACGCACCTGCCGCAGCTCGAATATGTCGTCCGGCATATGCGCGAGAACCCGTAGCACCATCCTCGATCGATTGCTGTCCGGGCAGCAGGATGCTGCGATGGAAGCCATGCGCACGCATCTGTCCCGGTAGAGTTGCGCAGGGAGCAGCCGAATGGTTTGACGCCCCGGCTATCATTTGAATATAATCCATTTGAATTCAAATTATATTGGGGCCTATGTAGCACAGATGCTAACAGATCATCCCTTCTCCCGCCCTGCCAGGAACCCTCGTGACGAATTCGGTTTTCGCTTCGTCGTTCTGGCGCGCCGCTGGCGGCGCTTTGTCGATGATCGTCTGGTAGAATCCGATCTTTCCGATGCGACCTGGACGCCGCTGGTCCATCTGGACGAGGTTGAGGACGGCATCACCCAGACCGAGCTGGCCGCTCGCATCGGGCTGGATGCTTCAAGCCTCGTGCGGCTGCTCGACATTCTTTGCGCGCGCGGTCTGGTCGAACGTCGGGTCGCTCCCGATGACCGCCGGGTAAGACGCCTCCATCTGACACCGGCGGGCAGAGCCGAAGTGACACGCATCCGTCAGCTGTTGCTTGCCGCCGAGGCCGAACTGCTCTCGGACAGTTCGGATGACGAAATTGCCGACCTGTTGCGCGTCCTTGACCGGATCGCGCTGCGTATCGAGGCCCTTCGGCCAGGGGCATCGAAATGAGCATCTCCGCGCTCGCACGTTACGGGTTTGATCTGCCGCGTCTGGCCTATGCCGGGCGGACCGCGCTGGCGGCCTGTCTGGCCTTCACCATCGCCTGGCTTCTTGGTCTGGAACATCCGCAATGGGCGGGCATGACGGTCTGGGCCGCGTCGCAACCGACACGGGGCAGTTGCTTGAAAAAAGCCTCTTCCGCGTCGCGGGAACGATCAGCGGCTCGATCGCGGGCATCGTGCTGGTGCTGGCCTCGACCATCCACGCGGGGCTGCTGGTCGGGGGGCTCGCTCTCTGGGTGGGCCTGTGCGCCGGGATCGGCAATCTTCAGC from Rhizobium sp. ACO-34A includes these protein-coding regions:
- a CDS encoding membrane-bound PQQ-dependent dehydrogenase, glucose/quinate/shikimate family — encoded protein: MAGGNFARPKNGIGDYAFIIYLVLVGILGAALAFWGGQLLLAGGSPYYVLMGLALIVAIVQMARGKKVGFFVFAGASLLTFAWAIWESGANGWAYIPRVGWLIAVSGILLLFWPVARRRITGLGGREWIAINGIVPFVMFLSIIVPITWFPGIQLADASAVAARPKRDFSRSTVTSPDGNVAASHDETNWTAYAGSNLGNHYSPAAQITPANASQLVKVWEYHHGDMPKAGEKVAHLNEATPLKIGNTLYSCTPRQLAVAIDAETGKEKWRFDPKVDYDSLAGNGANCRGVAYHEQPGVTGECAQRVIWGTADQRLIAVDAQTGQACSSFGTNGQVDLMPGTGNFRNGSAAITSAPTIVRGSVVVGGQVIDSDVRPAPSGVVRGFDAVTGQLKWAFDIGRPGITTAPVEGETYALSSPNSWAPLSADDELGLVYVTLGNPAGDFYGGERTPAEEKYGSSLVAIDAQTGQERWHFQTVHHDIWDYDLSPQPSLIDFPTDTGIRKAVIQATKSAQIFIFDRETGQPLVDVTEVPVKTDGGPGDKLSPTQPMSLDMPNTMGRPSRKHEVLTEASTWGLTPFDQMSCRMDFVQARYDNAPFTPAEPGRKSLIYPGHHGGLNWGGLMVDAKRGLLIFNNQRMPYLQGLVERRELDAIGAKSYQAAPGQSKGYRVQEGQPYGATKGPWLSPLNQPCIAPPWGFISAVDLRTRDVAWSRPFGTGYDNGPMGIPSRTKWQIGTPSDGSGVATAGGVTIIGAAIDQFVRVFNTETGELIWETRVPAGTQATPLTYVQNSRQYIVMVVGGHARIPTKIGDSIIAWALPQ
- a CDS encoding AraC family transcriptional regulator, which produces MLESALTQDQQGRPLLAGQLTSSREWSDVNSFCHRAYMPLVTRPLNRGDDPNATLRKLLIGRITFSRFCFGVPTRVDEFDPAAGNILVVNTLRGSVRHPLDNRTAVDTVAGQSYVVDCSRTDYWNIADGHDLQFNLTIPHRMMEETTERWFGFVPDDKLWTHRCVFGTGGSAWLALLDYASKSIDATVNAVPDPLIEKRLEDMICLDLLRNWSGHAGIRLDTGARAAAPKHVRDAEKLMEELAPTAPSIAEIAEKVGVSARSLSEGFRRFRGVTPHAHLKARRLDLLRSMLGGAARGQTVASIARPMGFVNLGGMAKSYSERFGETPYQTLRGSRRS
- a CDS encoding membrane-bound PQQ-dependent dehydrogenase, glucose/quinate/shikimate family, which translates into the protein MENLRRAFSVILAIAAIYLVVLGGRLLLLGGSPYYLLVGVIYAVAVWLMWKQDRRSVGLIGAVLLITVLWSTWEVHGIGAYWGWLARLMVPLGFAIVSALLFTSFRDKVGKACLGAAALGAVCFVAVFARAFINVPYIATATTRDDYKIAQSDNKPIDWTAYSRDTMGIRFSPFTQINRDNVKDLKVAWTYRTGRDFSNANSVDQNTPLQIGNTLYACTPENAVHAIDATTGERKWLYEAKAKSYTWARCRGLGYYENTAAASGEICARRIVGNTVDGRLYELDAETGALCPQFGTNGEVDLRANMGAMGPGYYYQNSAPLVAGDKIIVGGWVADNQNLSEPSGAIRAFDALTGALVWTWDPGNPDVARDPLNGGEYTAGTPNMWTHAAFDPALGVVYAPMGNAGTDYYNATRPEHSLEYNAALVALDVNTGKPKWSFQTVHDDLWDYDIPAQPALLDMKNDAGQMVPAVLIFTKRGQIFALDRRDGKPISKVEELPVPTTGTVPENRVSPTQPYSVDMPTINSERFTEASSWGMTMFDQLLCRISYKQMRYDGDFTLPGLDWTLSSPGVLGGQNWGSASYDPLNRRLFVNDIRLGDVKRMMTRPEYDKALETRKPSADGHGLAPMDGTPYAIENGNWYSPLGVPCQQPPLGTVTAIDLDTRSIAWQVPGGTAEQLGPLNIKLGLPLTLGMPTYAGTSVTAGGIVFFAGTQDFYLRAYDAATGEELAKVPLPIGASATPMVFISPENGKEYVVLSVGGAAHSAAGDYLMAFALPE